From Amphritea atlantica, a single genomic window includes:
- a CDS encoding glycine zipper 2TM domain-containing protein, protein MNKTIIVIFAAAVLMLQGCASSLSGDTYSRSEARKVQNVEFAWVEAVKPVVIEGRTDSPLGAGAGAIVGGIAGSTVGGGKGSSIASVMGAVAGGIVGQKIEENSTRKQGQEITVTLESGRTISVVQEVDSDGFFQPGERVRVLRQGSTARIVR, encoded by the coding sequence ATGAATAAAACTATTATTGTTATTTTTGCAGCAGCCGTGCTGATGTTGCAGGGCTGTGCTTCGTCGCTGAGTGGTGATACCTATTCCCGGAGTGAGGCGCGAAAGGTTCAGAATGTTGAATTTGCCTGGGTCGAGGCGGTTAAGCCTGTCGTGATAGAAGGCCGGACTGACAGCCCTCTGGGGGCCGGTGCCGGCGCTATAGTGGGTGGTATCGCCGGCAGTACTGTTGGTGGCGGTAAAGGCAGCAGTATTGCCTCTGTTATGGGGGCCGTCGCTGGCGGTATTGTGGGGCAGAAAATTGAAGAGAACTCTACCCGAAAGCAGGGGCAGGAGATCACGGTTACCCTTGAAAGTGGCAGGACGATCTCTGTCGTTCAGGAGGTTGACAGTGATGGCTTCTTTCAGCCCGGTGAGCGGGTTCGGGTTCTGCGTCAGGGGTCAACTGCGCGGATTGTGCGATAA
- a CDS encoding cardiolipin synthase B → MAGRYRWSGGNRVELLVEGTQFIPRMLQEINEARHSLLLEFYMVSSGAVADRFINALICAAQRGVQVCWLIDDFGGRRFSQQDSQRLEHAGVHVRRYNPISLFKMAANLARDHRKLLIADQQTGFIGGTGISDEYLRSRHEKAVPAWHEVMLQVQGRVVADMVQLFARQWLKSGGAMPAISPPDNTRLGGALARVTEVEGLKVQQIKRSFVFRMNRASDRVWLATAYFLPAFSVRRSLRRAALRGVDVRLIVAGPDTDHPWVYHASKRYYRRLLQSGVRIFEYQPSFLHTKLGLCDNWISAGSCNLDHWNLRWNLEANLEVVEPKLTRAVEQLLISDMTRSHEVLYAQWRQRPWSQKFKEVCWSLICQVLLKIR, encoded by the coding sequence ATGGCAGGCAGGTATCGCTGGTCCGGAGGTAATCGGGTTGAGCTTCTGGTGGAGGGAACCCAGTTTATTCCCCGGATGCTTCAGGAGATAAATGAGGCTCGTCACTCTCTGTTGCTGGAGTTTTATATGGTCAGCTCAGGCGCAGTAGCTGACCGCTTTATCAATGCGCTTATCTGTGCCGCGCAGCGGGGTGTTCAGGTTTGCTGGCTGATCGATGATTTTGGCGGCAGAAGATTTAGTCAGCAGGACAGTCAAAGGCTTGAGCACGCGGGTGTGCATGTCAGGCGTTATAACCCGATCAGTTTGTTTAAGATGGCAGCTAATCTGGCCAGAGATCATCGTAAGCTGCTGATTGCTGATCAACAGACAGGCTTTATCGGTGGAACCGGGATCAGTGATGAATACCTTCGTTCCAGGCATGAAAAAGCTGTACCCGCCTGGCATGAAGTGATGTTGCAGGTTCAGGGGCGGGTAGTCGCCGATATGGTGCAGTTGTTTGCCAGGCAATGGCTTAAGTCAGGTGGTGCTATGCCAGCAATCAGTCCACCGGACAATACGCGTCTGGGAGGGGCGTTGGCGAGAGTGACAGAGGTGGAGGGGTTGAAAGTACAGCAGATAAAGCGCAGCTTTGTGTTTCGCATGAATCGGGCGAGCGATCGTGTCTGGCTGGCAACGGCGTATTTTCTCCCCGCCTTTTCAGTGCGCAGGAGTCTGCGTCGTGCGGCCCTGCGGGGTGTTGATGTGCGGCTCATTGTCGCAGGGCCTGATACGGATCATCCCTGGGTGTATCACGCCTCGAAGCGCTATTACCGGCGGCTATTGCAATCGGGTGTGCGGATATTTGAGTATCAGCCCTCATTCCTGCATACCAAGCTTGGGTTGTGTGACAACTGGATTTCTGCAGGATCCTGTAACCTGGATCACTGGAATCTGCGCTGGAACCTGGAAGCCAACCTGGAAGTGGTGGAACCGAAACTGACCCGAGCTGTCGAACAGTTGCTTATCAGTGATATGACACGCAGTCATGAAGTTTTATATGCTCAGTGGCGTCAGCGGCCGTGGTCACAGAAGTTTAAAGAGGTCTGTTGGTCACTGATCTGTCAGGTGTTGTTAAAGATCCGTTAA
- a CDS encoding YecA family protein, which translates to MQNAMLNTPLTDEELDELEAFMFSDAVSEDALDLVGTHGYFCALNISPVKITEKQWLQELFDGVPEYNSEKEKARIEGLLRRLYFSIGSDLYNDQDMLLPCELTLETEEDEEQSPLTSWAQAFMEAVFLKEDEWFNHQAEEEVAELMLPIMIASELFEDEEFVKMRADTKLCDEMCRTIPELLVDLYLLFHAPADKK; encoded by the coding sequence ATGCAAAATGCGATGCTGAATACACCCCTGACTGATGAGGAGCTGGATGAGCTCGAAGCATTTATGTTCTCAGACGCCGTGTCTGAAGACGCTCTGGATCTGGTTGGCACACATGGTTATTTCTGCGCACTGAACATCAGCCCGGTCAAAATCACTGAGAAGCAGTGGCTTCAGGAGCTGTTTGATGGTGTCCCTGAATACAACTCAGAAAAAGAGAAAGCACGCATTGAAGGATTGCTGCGACGCCTGTACTTCAGCATTGGCAGCGATCTTTACAACGATCAGGATATGCTGCTGCCCTGCGAACTGACACTGGAAACTGAAGAAGATGAAGAGCAAAGCCCGCTAACCAGTTGGGCTCAGGCCTTCATGGAAGCCGTATTCCTGAAAGAGGACGAATGGTTTAACCACCAGGCAGAAGAAGAAGTCGCTGAGCTGATGCTGCCAATCATGATCGCTTCAGAACTGTTTGAAGATGAAGAGTTTGTCAAAATGCGCGCCGACACTAAGCTTTGCGATGAGATGTGCCGCACCATTCCGGAGCTGCTGGTCGATCTTTATCTGCTATTCCACGCGCCAGCTGACAAAAAGTAA